One stretch of Malus domestica chromosome 14, GDT2T_hap1 DNA includes these proteins:
- the LOC103453878 gene encoding adenylyl-sulfate kinase 3 isoform X2 has translation MVNHMQERWKSTLACALSRELHSRGKLSYVLDGDNLRHGLNKDLGFKAEDRAENIRRVGEVAKLFADAGLICIASLISPYRKERDACRAMLSDANFIEVFMNMPLELCESRDAKGLYKLARAGKVKGFTGIDDPYEPPEKCEIEIEQKNGVCPMPAAMAGQVVSYLEVKGFLQVQ, from the exons TAGAGAACTACACTCTAGGGGAAAGTTGTCATATGTCCTTGATGGAGATAACCTTAGGCATGGTCTGAACAAGGATCTTGGTTTCAAAGCCGAAGACCGGGCTGAAAATATACGCAGAGTTG GGGAGGTAGCAAAACTCTTTGCAGATGCGGGATTGATTTGTATTGCTAGCCTCATATCTCCTTATAGGAAAGAACGAGATGCTTGCCGTGCAATGTTATCTGATGCAAACTTTATTGAG GTTTTCATGAACATGCCCCTAGAATTATGTGAGTCAAGAGATGCAAAAGGCCTTTACAAGCTTGCACGTGCTGGAAAAGTTAAGG GTTTTACTGGAATAGATGACCCTTACGAGCCACCAGAGAAATGCGAG ATAGAAATAGAACAAAAAAATGGAGTTTGCCCCATGCCTGCAGCCATGGCAGGCCAAGTAGTGTCCTACTTGGAGGTGAAAGGATTTCTTCAGGTTCAGTGA